A stretch of Episyrphus balteatus chromosome 2, idEpiBalt1.1, whole genome shotgun sequence DNA encodes these proteins:
- the LOC129912209 gene encoding adenosine 5'-monophosphoramidase HINT3-like — protein sequence MSRCVFCDIVAGRSPDTNIEYENDKIVIFRDIKPAAENHFLAVSKIHYESAKTLRKEHIDLIDGMEKSLTDHLTNMGVDTKDSLYGFHWPPMISVKHLHMHAIAPASKMSLTYRLMFKADSFWFRTPESVRQTLRES from the exons ATGAGTAGGTGCGTTTTCTGTGATATAGTCGCTGGGAGATCTCCCGATACTAATATTGAGTATGAAAACGATAAGATAGTGATTTTCAGGGATATAAAACCCGCTGCGGAGAATCATTTTCTGGCCGTTTCAAAAATTCACTATGAAAGTGCTAAGACACTGCGAAAAGAGCATATTGATTTGA ttgACGGAATGGAAAAGTCCTTGACTGATCACTTGACTAACATGGGAGTTGATACAAAAGATTCTCTTTATGGATTCCATTGGCCACCGATGATCAGTGTAAAGCATTTGCACATGCATGCTATCGCTCCAGCTTCTAAAATGTCGCTCACTTACCGTCTGATGTTTAAAGCTGATTCATTTTGGTTCAGAACA cCTGAATCTGTCCGACAGACATTGAGAGAAAGTTAA
- the LOC129912210 gene encoding splicing factor 3B subunit 6 — protein MMMNKRNNIRLPPEVNRVLYIRNLPYKITSDEMYDIFGKFGAIRQIRVGNTPETRGTAFVVYEDIFDAKNACDHLSGFNVCNRYLVVLYYQSTKAFKRLDVDKKQEELNNIKAKYNLKTEVA, from the exons ATGATGATGAACAAAAGAAATAAC ATTCGACTGCCTCCAGAGGTAAACCGAGTGCTTTACATACGAAATCTTCCGTATAAAATTACCTCTGATGAAATGTACgatatttttggtaaatttGGAGCAATTCGTCAAATAAgagt TGGAAATACACCTGAGACGCGTGGTACGGCCTTTGTTGTCTACGAAGATATATTTGATGCGAAAAACGCATGCGACCATTTGTCTGGTTTCAATGTTTGTAATCGTTATCTTGTTGTATTGTATTATCAATCAACAAAAGCATTTAAACGTCTGGATGTGGATAAAAAGCAAGAAGAACTCAATAACATCAAAGccaaatacaatttaaaaactgAAGTAGCATAA